CTGCAGAAAATGTTTTTTTGAGGAGCGAAGGGATGTTACATAAAACAAAAGGTATCGTTTTAAGCTATTTCCGATACAAGGAAACCAGTATCATTGTGAAAATTTTCACAAGAGAACTTGGGCTTAAACCCTATCTGGTTAATGGTGTCAGATCCCAAAAAAGCAAATCTAAAATTGCCCTCTACCAACCGATGACTTTACTGGACTTGGTGGTGTACAATAAAGAAAATTCAGGTCTTCAAAGGATTTCTGAAGCTAAACTTGCAAAGGCTCAACAACTGACTCCATTTGATTTTAATCGTACGGGCTTAGCTCTGTTTATGACAGAAATTGTGAGTAGATCGATTTTTGAAAATTATCAAAATGAGCATCTATTTGATTTTCTATCCATGAGTATTCTTGTTCTGGATCAAAAAGATACTTCCTTAAAGCATTTTCCGCTGGTATTTCTAATGGAGCAAGCCAAGTATTTGGGTTTTGCCCCAGACAGTGCAAGCGGGTTTTTAATGGAAAACCGAGGTCAGCCCTTTTCTCCAGAAGAATATTTGATTGTCAAAGAGTTTTTGGAACAACTTATGCAGTATTCGTATCATTGCGATACTCAGGTTACTTTAGCAATAAGGCGAAAACTAATAGATCACTTACTGGAATTTTACAGTCAACAGCTAGAATCTAATGCTACTTGGAAATCCATGAGTATTCTTCGACAGCTAATGAGTTGAAAACAAATAAATTATATTAAAATTTAAATCAAAAAAATAAAAATTTGCTAAATCCAAATCGATCCTTTAATATTGTGTCGAAACGAGATGAAGCAAGTCAGCCCACTTTGACTTGAGTTTTTCCTGCATATCTTTTTTGCTCAGAAAATTCACCTCGATCCCAAATACCGCATTTTACAATATCTTATTATTTTCATACCCTCTTTATGTACAACATAGAAGAACTCAGAATCAGACTTTTGTCTGAACTGAAGGAAATCGCAGAGGAACTTGGGGTTAAAAACTTTAAAACCCTCAAAAAAGACGACCTAGTCTACGCGATCCTTGACCAACAGGCTATCACCCCAGAAAAAGCCCTTCCAAAGAAAAAGCCCTCCGCAGTAGAGGCTAAAGCCCCTGAGAATAAACCCGATTCTCCCAATAAGGAAGCCGAGCCTGAATATAAACCGAAATTCAAAAGGCAGAATGTAACTGAAATCCCAAAAGAGCAAGCATCTGAAGCTCCTGCTCAGGAAGAAGACAAAAAGCCTAGTAGAAAACCAGACTGGAAACAGAAAAAGGAACAAGCTCCTAAGCCGAAAGAGGAGAAAAATACTGCTGATTCACAGCCTAGCGATGATTCAAAAACTTTCAGACCTAGAAAAAGGGTTGTAGATGAATCAGCAAAAAAAGAAGATCCTAAGCAGTCCAACTCCAATAAAGGAGCTGACAAGCCAGAACCTGAAGTAGAGCTTCCAAGAAGGAAAAACTTCAAATCTCAGGATGAAGTAATGGCTCCAGCTGCAGAAACTACCCCACATTCCAATAGAAAAAGACCACATTCCAATCCTAAAGAATTTGATGGTGTGATCGTCAATGAAGGAGTATTGGAAATGATGCAGGAAGGCTACGGATTTTTAAGGTCTTTAGATTATAATTACCTAGCCTCTCCAGATGATATTTATGTTTCACCAAGCCAGGTAAAATTATTTGGATTAAAAACCGGTGATCATATCAAAGGGTCTATTCGACCACCAAAAGAAGGTGAGAAATATTTTGCCCTTCTTAAAATTGAAACTGTCAACGGAAAAACTACGGATGAAATCAGAGACCGTGTTCCTTTTGAATACCTCACTCCGCTTTTCCCTGAAGAACGTTTAAACCTATCCACTACTCCGGACAAGTTTTCCACTCGAGTATTGGATTTATTTGCTCCTATCGGTAAAGGGCAAAGAGGTATGATCGTGGCACAGCCAAAAACTGGTAAGACGGTTCTTTTGCAACAAATAGCAAACGCTATCACTAAAAACCACCCAGAAGTTCACTTGATGATACTTTTGATCGATGAGCGTCCTGAAGAGGTGACAGATATGGCAAGATCAGTAAATGCTGAGGTGATTTCCTCCACATTTGATGAGACTGCTGACAGACATGTAAAAGTGTCCAATATTGTTTTGGAAAAAGCGAAGCGAATGGTGGAAGTGGGTCATGATGTAGTGATCCTTCTGGACTCCATTACCCGACTTGCACGAGCACATAATACGGTAGTTCCTAGCTCT
Above is a window of Algoriphagus machipongonensis DNA encoding:
- the recO gene encoding DNA repair protein RecO, whose amino-acid sequence is MLHKTKGIVLSYFRYKETSIIVKIFTRELGLKPYLVNGVRSQKSKSKIALYQPMTLLDLVVYNKENSGLQRISEAKLAKAQQLTPFDFNRTGLALFMTEIVSRSIFENYQNEHLFDFLSMSILVLDQKDTSLKHFPLVFLMEQAKYLGFAPDSASGFLMENRGQPFSPEEYLIVKEFLEQLMQYSYHCDTQVTLAIRRKLIDHLLEFYSQQLESNATWKSMSILRQLMS
- the rho gene encoding transcription termination factor Rho, with the protein product MYNIEELRIRLLSELKEIAEELGVKNFKTLKKDDLVYAILDQQAITPEKALPKKKPSAVEAKAPENKPDSPNKEAEPEYKPKFKRQNVTEIPKEQASEAPAQEEDKKPSRKPDWKQKKEQAPKPKEEKNTADSQPSDDSKTFRPRKRVVDESAKKEDPKQSNSNKGADKPEPEVELPRRKNFKSQDEVMAPAAETTPHSNRKRPHSNPKEFDGVIVNEGVLEMMQEGYGFLRSLDYNYLASPDDIYVSPSQVKLFGLKTGDHIKGSIRPPKEGEKYFALLKIETVNGKTTDEIRDRVPFEYLTPLFPEERLNLSTTPDKFSTRVLDLFAPIGKGQRGMIVAQPKTGKTVLLQQIANAITKNHPEVHLMILLIDERPEEVTDMARSVNAEVISSTFDETADRHVKVSNIVLEKAKRMVEVGHDVVILLDSITRLARAHNTVVPSSGKILSGGVDANALHKPKRFFGAARNVEHGGSLTIIATALVETGSKMDEVIFEEFKGTGNMELALDRKLANRRIYPSIDVLNSGTRREDLLMDKEEMQRVWILRKLMSDMNSQESMEFLLQRMKGTRDNAEFLISMNG